The Canis lupus dingo isolate Sandy chromosome 7, ASM325472v2, whole genome shotgun sequence DNA window GACTGGAAACGATAGCAAATATTGACAGAAGCGAGGGTCAGGGTAACACCCTCTGGCCAAGTCGGCTGTGGAGGGATAAGCCTGCAGATCCAAAGGAACTGGTCAACTGGATTTGCACAATGGACCCTGGCAAGTTctaaaactgagttttaaaactGGCAGCTCGTCAAGCCACCAGAATCCCTCCCTGTACTAACTTCCTCATAGCTGTTCTTATTTTctgttgtaggattttttttttttttttaattctttccagGGAAGAGAAATCAGGACAACCTCTTAACCTCTTCCCTGGAAAGGAGGTATCGCAGGCAGTGTTAGAAGATCTGCTTTGATCCGAACCAGGTGTTGGCTGGTTTGGGTTAATCCCAGCCTGGCTCAAGCAACCGATCACGAAATGTTTTTTCGGTTCGTGTGCTATCTCGTGGTTGTGTGGCTGATTCCTGCCTCAGATGGTGCGTATGCCTGATTAAGATTGGTTTACAAGCCACTTGCTACCAGTTTGGGGGGGTATGAGGCATTCTGTCTTAGGGTTTTAATGAAACTTAAATTTCTGAAATGCATTTCCTTTGTTGAAAAATCTCATTACTTGGCCTAATGCTCTGTACTCAGTAGGAGCTTAGTAAAATTTAATGATGATTCTGCTCTATGAAGTGGGTGGTTAACTGTTTACTTTCCCTTTCTGTTCTGGGGGCAAAGAGTACCAATTTCAGAATCTTGAGAGATCTGTTGTAACCCCCCAAGACTGCTCCTTAGAAAGGGGACTGTTTCTTTAGGGGGTAGATGACCTATGGCTGAATTTGAGTGAATCCTATTAGCCTTTCGAAAACACAACTTTGGGAATTATCGGGAAGGGAGGCATGTGGGTAGACCTGGACGTGGAAGAGGACAAGGAATCAGAAGCCGTACTCCTGCATGAAGACCCTTGGTTGGCAATTTGAGGGGCCTCCTCCCGGCATGGGGTATGTCAGGTGAAtcccttatcttttttcttccaacaGAGAGCTGTTCAGAACTTCCTCCGGTGGAAAATAGCATATTCGTTGCAGAGGAGTCAGAAGGACAAATTCAGGGAATTTATGTCTGTATCAAGGGCTACCACCTGGTCggaaagaaaacctttttttgcAATGCCTCTCTGGAGTGGAACGCCCCCGTTCCCACATGTCAGTGTAAGTTTGagctttctgtttcttcataCAGCTTTCCGTCCCACTCGATGCTTTCACATCCCACTTCCAGGAGGCCATGTTCAAACTTTATAAGACAAAAATTCTCAATTTCtaggaattcatttttaaagcactcTAGGGTGGAATGTCTTCTCTGAGAAGCTACATGATCAGCTCTTGCTCAGTACTGATGcaattaactaattaattgatGGAATGAATAGACACTATCAACCCtgcaggaagaaaagaatttcttcCATGTATTAAAACAACCTTTGGGGGGCTATCATTTGTTTAGTATCATAcgcctttaaaatatttatgttataagAAATTTTAAGCATACAAAAGATGGAAGAGTAAAATCAATTCATATTACTTACCACTTACCTTCAACAATTATCCACCTATAACCAATCTTTTCTACAATCctattttgcattattatttttttaagattttatttatttattcatgagacacacagagagagaggaagagacacaggcagaaggagaagcaggctccatgcagggagcccagtgtgggactcgttcccaggacctcgggatcacgccctgagccaaaggcagagccacccaggcatccccattattattattattataatttttaggtAAATATGTCATAGTCTATTTCATCCATTATATAACTTTTGAACCGAGAAAAATTCATGTTCTCAATATACAAATGTGATAACTGAGATCCAAGTGATTTGCTCAAGTATAGAAAACTCACTTGTGAAGTCTGTAGAGACAGAACCACTGGTCAATAtcctcattattattactatttgtaGGACTAGCTGGGTTCATTCTCCCTTACACTTAAAGTACATCAATATGTCTGTCCTTTATTTGTATAACCAAATTCATCTCTCTGTATTCTCTCCTGTTTTTTCACCTGGGAAAAGCAAAACGAAACAAAGTGACTGGATGACAAACATTTGATTGGATGAAGGGGAAGGGAACACTTGCCTCAGACATAGGGTGCAGAATTTTCAGCAGTGCTTGACAGGAGGATGAACACACTATTGGTCATTTCCAGTTATATgcttaattaatttcttttagcaaGTTCAAGTACCAACTGCCAACTGTCACCCTAGTGCATGACTGGAGACCTTTCCAGTCTCTCTTATACCAACCTAGTCTTTCATCGGACATTGACATGGTTTAGTGCCATGTACAAGTGCAGTTTGTAGTCCCTATGAAAAAATgcagttttggggtgcctgggcagctcagtggttgagcatctaccttcagctcagagcatgatctgggggttccaggatcgagtcccacattggctccctgcatggagcctgcttctccctctgcctgtgtctctgcctctctctgtgtgtgtctcatgaataaataaataaaatatttttttttaaagtgcagttttagttctgatttctattttctcagtgaGGTCTGAGGAGGTCTAGCCTTTGCAGTGGTGTCCTTTCAGATCccttcctgttttctcctttagTGGGCCactgtcctgtccctgtgctggtGAATGGTAACTCCAGTTTCCTGGGTCCTGTGAATGTGGGTGACAAAATCACTTTTGAGTGCAATGAGCACTATATCCTCAAGGGCAGCAGTTGGAGTCAGTGCCTGGACAACCACACCTGGATGCCTCCCTTGCCTACCTGCAAAAGCAGTAAGTATGAGAGAAACAAGTGCAAATCCAAAGGTACCAATTAGATACCaattagatatcttttttttttttttttttgtacctggGAAGGCTTGGGAACTAGGAAGCAACCAAGAAACAAGTGGAGCTCACAGAGCCAAGTGCTACCTCAAACAATGTGTTTCAGTGAAAAGAATAGCTTCCAAACAGTAAATTCTTTTTCTACCCCTTTCAAGTAGGATTCAGATCCCACCCACTAAGTCCAAAACAAGGTTAGTTTGaggcatctgacttttttttttaatttcacaatacTGACTTAAAGTTCTTATTTGAGGAATACACAAAAACAGGGGGAAAGGATCATAACTCATCCATTGcaaagttatataaaataagaGTTGAAAGTACTtccttctgggatgcctgggtggctcagtggttgaatggttcagcgtctgcctttggctcaggtcgtgaacttagggtctggggatcgagtcccacatcgggctccccacagggagcctgtttctccctctgcctgtgtctctgcctctctctctgcgtctctcaggaataaataaatataatctttaagaaaaaatataaaaagaaagtacCTCCTTCTAACACGGTAATTCACAGCTTTCAGAGGTACTTAGTTGGATGTGTTTGTTTCATGACTTTTATGTTTGTgcagacattttaataaaagcataCTCACACATatctacacacatatacacctaCAAAAATGGgactttatgtaattttttaattgcttttttggTGTAACATTATACATGGGAACCATTTTCAGATCAGTATATGTTGCTCTATTccctatttgttttttcttaagattgtatttatttattaatgagagacacagaaaggcagagacctaggcagagggagaagcaggctccatgcaggaagcccaaagtgggactcgatcccaggagactccaggatcacaccctgaaccgaaggcagatgtgcaacctctgagccaccaagcatccctttatcttctgcttttatttattttttaaatattaatttgagagagacagagcatgagcagagagaaagagaagcagacttcctgctgggtAAGAAGCTTGATACatcactggatcccaggaccctgggatcatgacctgagccaaaggcagatgcttaaccgactgagccatcccaggtacccctatattaaacttttaaataataatatggaTATGCCATAATTGATGaacatttattctatttctgtatttttgctaTTACAATGCTGAAATGAttgttatatatttgtatacatatacatatatctttatatctaGCTCTTATTTCTGTAGTCTAGATTCCTAGAATGATCAATGGGTCACAGGGTATACTTACTtgccaaatatatttaaaagatccAGAAATTCTACCAAAAAACTTTATtcttgaacaaaaataaatattgaaaaatcaatAGTATTACTTGCTAATAATAGTTATGAGATGAAtactgaaatgtaaaataatttcattcatgaGACCTATTTGAAAATTTACCTGAAGGACATAAAATAagacttaaataaaagaaaatatattccatgaTCCTGGATGGATAGATTACACGTTACAATGTAATTCTGACcagaatttcaaatttaaaaatataaaataaaaaaattaagtttaaaatctCATTTGGAAAGGTACCTATCTAacattacagatttatttatttaaagacttaattttttagagcagctttaggtttataataaaactgaagggaagatacagagatttcccatataatcCCTACCCCCACATATGCACATTATTGATCATTCACCAgaatagtacttttttttaattgtttaccAAAGATGAGCCAATGTTGACACATCATGATCACCCTAAGTCTATAGTTACCTAAGGACtcactcttggtggtgtacaTTCAGTGGGTTTGGACAGATGCATAATGACACATATTTACCATTATAATATCATGCAGATTTTTTttgctgccctaaaaatcctctgtgctgtttATTCATCTCTCTACTCACCCCACCCCTTTCAACCACTGATCTTCttattgtttccatagttttgccttttacagatgtcttatatttggaatcatacagtatgtagtcttttcagattggctttttctacttagtaatatgcatttaagattccatatgcaggggatccctgggtggcgcagcggtttagcgcctgcctttggcccagggcgcgatcctggagacccgggatcgaatcccacatcgggctcccggtgcatggagcctgcttctccctctgcctatgtctctgcctctctctctctgtgtgactatcataaataaataaataaataaataaataaataaataaataaataaatattttaaaaaagattccatatgcatttaagattcctccatgtcttttcatagcttaatagctcattttcttttattaaataatatcctATTTCTGGATGTACCACTGCTTATTGATCCACTCATCTTCTAAAGAACATCTAGGTTGCTTCCAAAGtttggcaattatgaacaaagctgctataGATATAGCAGGTGCAGGTTTTTGTGGGGACaaaagttttcaactcctttggataagtaccaaggagtgcaattgttggattTTAGTGTATTTAGCTTTGTGAGAAATCACCCAACTGTCTTACAAAGTGGTTAtatcattttacatccccaccaacaatgtatgaaagGTCTTgttgctctacatccttgtcagcatttggtgttatcagtGTCCGAGATCttggccattctgatagatgtttAGTGGTATCccattgttgctttaatttgcatttcctgatgatatGCGCTAATTTTCCATCTGTgtctcttctttggtgaggtgtctgtaaAGTCGTtggcctattttttaatcaggttatcttcttgttgagttttaagagttctttgtatgctttggataacagtcctttatttGATTCGtcttttgcaattattttctcccagcctgtggcttatcttctcattctcttgatatGTCATCCATAGCACTGAAGTGTTAAGTTTTAATGAATTGCAGCCGATCCATTATTTCATGGATGATGTCTTTACTGCTGTATCTAAAAAGGCACCACTATACTTAAGGTCATATAAGTTTTCTCCTACATTATCTtctagattttcatatttttatattttacagtcaggcctatgatccattttgagttaattttttatgaaGGATATAAAATTTATATCTCAATTCgcttttttgcatgtggatgttcagttGTACCAGCacgatttgtttaaaaaaaaaaaaaaactatctttattGTATTGCCTCTGCTCCTTTAAAGATCACCTGACtctatttatgtgggtctatttctgggttttctattccatttcactgatttatttgtttattcttttactaataccacactgtcttgattattgtagctttatgtaagtcttgaagtcaggtagctTTAATTCTGCAACTTTGTcctacattttaaatattgtattggCTATTCTGGTTCTTTTGCCTCCTTTATAAAACTATCACATAAACCTTTTGTtaatattcctaaaataatttgGTGGAATTTTGATTAATATTGCATTGAAGATTTAATATAGATCACATTGGGAAGAGCTGACATCATGACAGTATTGAGTCTTCCTaaccatgaacatggaatacCTCTGCAtctatttagttcttctttgatttcattcatcagaattttatagtttttctctaaTAGACCttgtatgtatttttagatttatacgtaagtatttaatttttcgtggttgctaatgtaaatggtattatacttttaattttaagttccACTTGCTCATTGttgatatataagaaaataattgagCTCTGTATATTAaacttgtatcctgcaactttgacATAATAGCTTATAAGTTTCAGGAGATTTTTTGGCcaattctttggattttctacataaagaaTCATGTAATCTGTGAAAAAGACAGTTTTATATCTCCTTCCCAATATGTATAccttctattttccttccttttcttattgCACTAGCAAGGACTTTCAATATGATTGTTTGAAGGAATAGTGAGAGGaaacattttacaaatttattttttggaaaataatgagtaatatatatatttggctaGATAAAAGGGGAGGAAACCCTTTATCAgatgataaaatgtaaaacaaaattactATAAGTGAAAGagcattaaaatgacaaattatagATGCTATAATTCATATATCATTAAAACAACTAAGTAATGACACAGAAAAGTagaacagtttattttaaattagtggGAAAAGTCTGTATTCAATGATAATGGGATAATTATctatttagaaaaaacaaaattagggatccctgggtggctcagtgatttagcgcctgccttccgcccaggatgtcattctggagtcctgggatcaagtcccacatctggcaccccgcatggagcctgcttctccctctgcctgtttctctctctctctctctctctctctctctgtctctcatgaataaagaatatatttaaaaaagaaaaaaaaaagaaaaaacaaaattagaactCTACTCAtgtcatattaaaaattaattccaaatggGTTTAAGTGTATAactgaaaaagcaaaattattgaAGAAAGTATGAAAATTTATTATCTTGGATTGGAGAAGGTTTTCCTAAGAAGTAACAAAACCCCTGAAGtcctaaaggaagaaaatggacagatttaaacgaattttttaaatcaaaacttttATCTATTCAAAGACatcataaaaagtaaaagataataggcttagaaaaatatttgcaacatatttGATGGCTAAGAAGTTAGTGTTTTTAATATACAAAGACACCCCCCCTCCTAAAATCTGTGACAAATAGGCAACCtaatagcaaaatggcagattTTAAAGATAGATAATTCCAAGATAAGCCCCAAATAgcatttatattcctcaaatttaTGGAAGAACAGTGAATGTAACTAATAATTGCAGAAATGAATATTAGGTACACATGTTTTACTGATCAGGttgacaaataatttaaaattttgatttgatCTAACATCATTCAGGATACGAGGGACTAGCCACTtaggtcagagaaagagataACACTCTGTGGATGTATTTTGGCAGTAGCTATTAAAATAGTAGATAGGCAGTTTAAAAGCACAAACTAGAGCTAACTTCTTTTAAGGAGTTTGTGGTTACTTAAAACGTGCATACGTGCTACATGAAGTTAAACTACAAGCATATAACATTATCATTAGCTGGACATAAGCTTGaagtatttatttctcaaagacCTTTTCTGTTTCACTCTCTTTAATTTAATACATTCTATCCTACGAATAAAATGCaggatttctgtctttttatGTTAGTTCATTGCCCAATTTTAGGGGAAGCTTGTTGGGTCCCTGAGTAAAGCAAATCCTTTTCTGCTTAGACCCAAGATCTGTATCATCTCTTTCAGTTCACAACTATATTCTTCAAAGTCACCAGTAGAGCCCTGTATAAACTGGGATGCCTATGATCAATTCActgaaattcttttcctttcctctataCAGCTTTTGAACTCAGTTtcttatcctttaaaaattatttattaactgTTCAAAGAAAACATCTGTGTTgtggaaaaaatacagaaaataaaagaaacatttaattatCTACAAGCCTACTATCCAGAAATAATAGAATACTTTGATATGTaattttcaggctttttttttctgttcatataTGTTTATGCATATTgtgtattttttacagaaatagtatTCTATGCTATtgttataattacatttttatttgtatgcatTATTATACATAGTATCCTATACTATGTACTATACTAATGCATGCTCTTTTATGCTTTGCTGTTTTTACCCAACTATTTGTTTTGAAGGCATTTGTTtctatagatatatacatacctaattattcttaatttatcttttaatcttGATCACCATGTTTAGACTCATAATGTCAGAGCTCAAAGGGACTTTAGAGGTAGTACTATTTAAACTGCTCatcggggcacctaggtggctcagcggttgagcatctgcctttggcctaggtcatgatcgtggggtcctgggatccggtgaggagcctgcttctgtctctgcctgtgtctctgtgtctctcatgaataaataaaaaaaatctttttaaaaataaataaactgctcaTCTTACAGGTTAGGAAGGAAGCCAAGAAGGATGAAATGGTGGTTAGTGGAAGAACCAGAACTGAAATTCACAACATCTAATACTTTGTTCAACTCTCTTTATACactccccttctttcctcccagCTGTTTTCTCCTTGTTTCTGAAGCTCTCATATTGCACAATTCTGTCCTACAGAGAATGTCAGCTTCCATTTGAACTTGCGCCATTTATCTCCCAACTTAGGGAGTTAACTTTTCCCACCTCTACCtctgatttgaattttttcttttttctttctttctttctttctttctttctttctttctttctttctttctttctttctttctttctttctttctttcttttcttttcttttcttttcttttctttttcttttcgaagattttatttatttatttacgagagacacagacagagaggcagagacacaggcagagggagaagcaggctccctgcggggatcccgatggggactcgatcccaggacttcaagatcacaccctgggccgaaggcagacgctcaactgctgagccacccagggatcccctcaatttttttcttttcttgttcactGACCATCTCTACAACTTAAACTTCCTTTCCTCAAGCTCATGCCAATGAAGAAGTACTCTTAAACTGTTAATGACTCAGAGgataagcagggggaaggagtcTTTCCAATGGAAAAACATGATTTTGACCAGAAGGAAATGAATGGAGAATGTGTCCCCAGATCCCACGTGGATGACAGTTACACTTAGGGGGTACTATTAATTGAGTACAACCCATGACTGTCACTCCTGTACTCCTGTTTCTCAGGAAACTGTGGCCCTCCTGAGAATCCAGCTCATGGCTATTTTGAAGGGGgagatttcagctcaggatctACCATTACTTATCACTGTGAAGACGGGTAAGTGTATGCAGCCTTTCAAATGCAAGATCTTGCCCATTGACTGCTAGCATTGTTTTGGCGAATGACCCAGTCCATCTCACCTAATGCCCTGATTTCCTACTGCCTCTGGTATCAGAGCTCATTCTGATTTTGAGAGCTGCTTTAGCCCATTGCCAGCTCTCCTCAATCTCTAGAAGACAGACTGATCCTCTTATTTATCctagagaagatatttaaaatggatatttttctaaataatctcAGAACAAACTCAAAGAAATATAGAACATATGGAACTGCAGAAAGAGAATGATTTATTGTTCCATCCTGCCCCACCCCATCTGGTTTCCTGTTGGTAgttacttgaattaaaaaaaaaatcctttaaagaaaaagaaagatttagagAATGATTTATAGAGCTTTAATACATCTTAATTAAAGGCTAATTTTAATTTAGACTACCCGGTCACCCACCTTACAGATCTATTCTTTCCTTGACTTCAAGTCTTTATTCAGGGTCATGTCTCCTCATTAGCATTTCAATTTCATTATATACTTCTAGTGGACTTTGCAGTcaacttttatgtttttctgattAAAAGCTGTAACTCcttcataaaatttatttgagggcTATCTCTAGCTTCCCAATCCCTTTTAGAGTATAGATAGCAGATGCTTTTTTAAGTTACTGAATGATGACAAGCTTTTTCCCTCAC harbors:
- the C4BPB gene encoding C4b-binding protein beta chain — its product is MFFRFVCYLVVVWLIPASDESCSELPPVENSIFVAEESEGQIQGIYVCIKGYHLVGKKTFFCNASLEWNAPVPTCQLGHCPVPVLVNGNSSFLGPVNVGDKITFECNEHYILKGSSWSQCLDNHTWMPPLPTCKSRNCGPPENPAHGYFEGGDFSSGSTITYHCEDGYHLVGTQDQQCIDGEWNSALPVCKLIQETPKPTPQTECEKTIFAFQKDIEYCKAIEDFMQRLKENGLTMEELKHSLEIKKAVLLAKMS